In Roseibium salinum, a single genomic region encodes these proteins:
- a CDS encoding spermidine synthase: MTPLFAELDYQVTELGTLVLRRRRDLGTGEDIYEIKLNDEFLMSSKFTVSEVALGRIALEALSKADLRIVVGGLGLGYTAAAALEAPNVRSMLVVDALAPVIEWHEQGLLPLGKELTADGRCRFVHGDFFAMAASPQTGFDPLNPGARFHAILLDIDHSPTEVLRPSNAALYTLEGLRILAEHLLPGGVFALWSNNPEDPAFTDVLAEAFGEARGEAVVFDNPIQGREAQQCVYLARKAGSVG; the protein is encoded by the coding sequence TTGACCCCCTTGTTTGCAGAACTCGATTATCAGGTCACGGAACTGGGCACGCTTGTGCTCCGCCGCCGCCGTGACCTCGGCACCGGCGAAGACATCTACGAGATCAAGCTCAACGACGAATTCCTGATGTCGTCCAAGTTTACCGTCTCGGAGGTAGCTCTCGGGCGCATTGCGCTGGAGGCACTGTCCAAAGCGGATCTTCGCATCGTCGTCGGCGGGCTCGGGCTCGGCTACACGGCGGCCGCTGCACTCGAGGCGCCGAATGTGCGCTCGATGCTGGTCGTCGACGCCCTGGCGCCGGTTATCGAATGGCATGAGCAAGGCCTGTTGCCTCTCGGCAAGGAGCTTACGGCAGACGGCAGATGCCGGTTCGTTCACGGCGACTTTTTCGCCATGGCCGCTTCGCCCCAAACCGGCTTCGATCCGCTCAATCCGGGCGCCCGCTTTCATGCGATCCTGCTGGATATCGACCATTCGCCGACAGAGGTGCTGCGGCCGTCGAATGCCGCTCTCTACACTCTGGAGGGATTGAGGATCCTCGCCGAACACCTGCTGCCAGGCGGCGTCTTTGCACTCTGGTCCAACAATCCCGAGGACCCCGCTTTCACGGACGTGCTGGCCGAGGCCTTTGGCGAGGCCCGCGGGGAAGCTGTGGTGTTCGATAATCCAATCCAGGGGCGGGAGGCCCAGCAGTGCGTTTATCTGGCACGCAAAGCCGGAAGTGTGGGTTGA